The window ACTGTCATCACGGTTGGTGTGTTTGACAATTGCCATGTTGACAAGCCAGCTTCTGGGAATACCACATTGGCTGTCCGTGATAATTGCATTGGCAAAGTACGTATCCGGCTTTCAACATTGGAGACTGATAGGGTGTATACACATGCCTACCCACTTCTCATGCTGCATCCATCAGGGGTCAAGAAGATGGGAGAGCTTCACTTAGCTGTGCGCTTCTGCTGTGGCAATGCTGGCAACATGTTCCATGCCTATGTGCGTCCGCTGCTTCCAAAGATGCACTATATTGAGCCACTGCTTGTGCGCCAGGTTGAGAGCCTCCGCTTTCAGGCTACCAATGTTGTAGCAGCTCGCCTTGGCCGTGCTGAGCCACCACTTGGCAGAGAGGTTGTTGAGTACATGCTAGACCACCGTTCACATCTATGGAGTATGAGACGCAGCAAAGCAAACTTTTTCCGCCTTGTCACTGTACTCTCTGGACCGATCACTATTGGCAGATGGTTTGAACTTGTCCGCTCTTGGAATCGCCCGGTGCATTCATGCCTTGCTGTATTCACATTCCTGGTGTTTGTCACAATGCCGGAGCTGATTCTTCCGACGGCATTCTTGGCAATGGCATTCACTGGGTTATGGAGGTACCGTGTCCGCTCAAGGCACCCGCCCCACATGGAGATGAGGTTGTCTCATGCAGACGCAGCCACTGTGGATGAGCTAGATGAGGAGTTTGACACATTCCCTTCGAGCAGGGGAGATGTTGTGCGCTTCAGGTATGACCGCCTTCGCAGCGTTGCTGGGAGGGTGCAGACAGTGGTTGGCGACATAGCAACACAGGGTGAGCGAATGCAGGCCCTTCTCAGCTGGCGTGACCCGAGGGCAACAGTGCTTTTCTCGATCGCCTGTGTCCTTGCTGCGGTCATTGCATATACCATTCCGATGAAGGTGCTGGTTGGGCTCTGGGGCCTGTATGCTATGCGTCCGCCAAGATTCCGCAGCAGGATGCCATCTCCGCTGATGAACTTCTTCAGGAGGCTGCCATCCAAGGCTGACAGCCTTCTCTGATCCTCATTGTTGTGCAGCTGTAGCTAACCTTGTGGTCTGATAGGTGATTTTGGCCCGAAGGAGATGCTTCAAAGGAATCTAGGAAGAAACAAACTTGCAGTAGGTTcaggttgcttgcttgcttagtTTAATGCTTTTAGGTAATGTATGCTTCTCTATGATGCAACTTATAGCAGTTGCAGACTTGTTCTTGTGCCTTTCAGTTCCAGTTGTGCGAAAAGGCTAGTTGTGATGGTAATGTGTAATGTGGTGATGATGAATTAATCAAGTTGATATTTGAACTTGTCAGGAGGCTATTTACCTCTGTATCATGTTCTGGGATGCAACTGTCAGGAGTGCATTGTGGCTCAGTACTAGTACCAGTAGTAGATGTTTAATTGGTTTTACTATTAGTACTTGTGTTCTTAAACAACTCTATGATGGTGGTGATGCTTCTCACATGTGCCGATGTGCGTGTGGCTTTTGTGGTTAGAGTTCAGACCAAAGCTCTtgttccttttgtttttgttttgtctCCATTCTGTTCCCATGTGGCTGCAGGGCTCAAAATATTGGAAGAAGGGATTGTTCCCGGTTTCAAGTCTAAACAAGTGTTTTTGTTATTTGTCTGATTGGTTCAATCGACGTTGTGCAGTGAGCTGCTGCATGATGCAAGAATGAGCACGCTCGTGGGCCGTTGCTTCTACTGCTTGTCTGCATACTGAATAATTTTATGTTCATTTCGTCTTTTGAAGCGATTAAAGCAAAGGAAAAAAGGTTAGGAGAATGTCTAGTTCTGCTAGTACCTTTTTTGTTCAAAGTTTCTTCTTGTCTTGGATGTGCCACATGTTTGCATGTTTGGTTTGGTTTCACTTTGTACCATTGGAAGATGGAGCTGCGTGCTCTTCTGACTGAAGATGAGGACCACAGCAAGAGGCGACCCGCGACCATGGTTGGCAGACGGCTATCTGCTCTGTTCAAACTGCTTGGCTTCTGTCTGACCTGGAGTGGGTAGGCATGCTGCATGCCATGaaacaacaaagatccaatttGTTTTCTCCTGTTTGGCTCATGTAGAAGCAGGGcacaatctgaaaaaaaaatgtattgagTCATTTGTGCTAAGTGAACGAACTGAGGGCTTGTTCAGTTTCTTGCTGAAATTAACATTATCAAAACTTGACAATGCTAAacttaaaaaacatattttagcattgccaaattttgataacatTGGATGTATTCAGTTTGTTgcattatcaaaatttggtagtaGTGTTTGTATCAAATTTGGTAAAATGGCAATGGCAAGAGTtgtttgtttagtttgttaccctaacaaaattttataacatcaaaacaaaaattttgatCAAGCCCGAATTCACCATAGATGAACAGATGAAGAAAGAGTACTAGAGTCATCAGTTTATGGGGGAGTTTGTACTGCTCGGACGTGTGCTTCCCCACGCGCAGTTCATCCCCACACCGCCGCATCTCAATGCCGGAGAACACCGTTCATCCGGTCGagcggtcgccggcgaggaaACGAAGAGGACTAGCTAGGGCTTTCATCATTTGTTGGGCTGGGCCGAGTGATTCGGGGGCAGCTTGCTCTCGGCGGCAGCCCATAATTTGTAAGTTTTACAAGCCGTCCTATCATTTCACTACGTTTACACGTACggtttattagtaaaaaaaataacaatctGGTAAAAAGTAAATGctgtaaaataaataaaacgaTAAAAAGTTCACaaaattaacttcaaatttaagttttaaaatttaaatttgacttATAAATATAATCATAAGTAAAACAATGGGTTTGCTCCCCAACACGTTGGGCAACTTTGGAGAACGGGACTACGAGTTTAGTTCAGGGTTCACAAAACCAGTGGTAACTGTGTGGTTatcgtgcttaccgccgggtaCGATAAAGATAAAACCGTGGTACCcagttaaatttaaataaatttataaaataatttaaatttttgataaattttatacgGTTTGTTACGGTTACCGTGCTTATCGTCAGCGTGCGGTGACCTGCATTCTCCGACGGTAAGGGAAACCCTAGTTTAGATACAGGGAAAACTCTATCATCTAAACCAGGGTCTAATTAGTCGTGGGAGTTTTCTCTCTTTGATTTTTATCCCCATCCTCAATTTCTTGTTTAGTCAGGATGAATTTTGATGAGAGTTAGATTTTTTAGTGATGATGGATGGCTCATATCTAATTGGTTCATATATGCACACGTAACGTAAGAGCAGGGCACATTCTGAAATTTGATCAAACCATTGTGCTAGGTGAGCGAACACGAATTCACAGAGATGAACAAATGAATGAATATGAAAGATGGCCACAGATAAAAGATTCTGAATCACCCAAATACTACGGCAAATTCTGCCAGTCATCGCGAGGGTTGATTTTTGTCTATAACAGAACGCACTGTCCGTGCCACAGAATACTAACAGGTATAGTGGACAGGACATAGTGATATACATCAAACCGGCTGACAATGAACGATGAATCATTTTGAGGGCAAGTGGCAAAATCAAACTGCAATCCACTTTGGTGGAGAGCATAATCTTCATAGGCCGTAAGGGTTTCTGGTACTTGAAACACCACTGATGGAGGTTCATAGTATTAAGACACAGGAGCTGGGTTCCATGTTAGATCACAGATAACTAATACTTTCCTGTCAGATTCTACTCTCTGAAACCACCGGTGCCAAATCAAAATGCTCTTCCAGCACAGAGAATACTTCGGAAAGCGAAGAAACCTTGAAGTCAGGTCGAACACCTTCAGGCAAAGAATCATGGGGACCGTATCGTCCTGTTTCGTCAAGCAAGCAAGTAAAAGCTCCTGCTCTCTTACCACAGACGACCTGCACATGTTTTCAGTGAAAACTATTTCAGAAACAACATATTAGCGTCCATAAGCTACTGAAGCATCTTTCTGAGTTCAGAAAACTGTGAATTGTGAGCTAAAAGGGCATTGTCCAATACCCTAGTAACTTAGCTTATGCAAGTATTACAGTTAAGGGGcatataaaaaaacaacacTAGAACAATTTAGCTCAACTGCAGACTGAAATTAAAACCATGGGACAAAGCAAACTATTTAGAAACAATTTATAAAGAATTCTTACATCATCCTTGAGGCTATCACCAACCATGACCACCTCATTTGGTGGAATATTCCAAGTGGAGCAAATATGAAGCAGGGGAGCTGGATCTGGCTTATAGGGGCGGAATTCTCTACTTAAGGCTGGAGAAAACATCATCTGCAGAAGAGTTCAGATGTCCATAGTTAGCATATTGAAGATAAATGCATAACTGCAACCTTTGGCTGATAGCTAGCAATGAACCAGGTCGATTGAGTGTATGAGAACATTAGAAGACAGTTATCCAGAAAATTCAACTCAGAACATTATATAATCTCTTGAATTCAGCAAAACACAGGGAAGGCTTGACAAACATATCCAATAAAAAAACATGCATTCCGTAATGTGTACCCAAGTATAAACAATATTCAATAGGTCAGAGCAGTGGAAACTATCAGACATGCATGAACAATAGAAGATCAGAATAATACAAGTGCAGCAACTTACACCAAACCTTTGGTGAAACAAATCAACTGCGGTCTTCACATTGCGGGTGATTAAACCTCTTCTGAAAAATATAGAGGGTAGGTCTCAGTGCCGCACTGATATCATAAGGGTTGCTAATATAATGAGGTAATAACAGAGAATACAGTtaattattgttgttatttATGTGTGGTGCATAAATAATTCCGCTGTTTTACAGGATGATAACAGCGCATACTAAACAAGCATGCATAGGCACTACAAGGAGGCTGTTTCAGATCAATCCAAGAATAGAGGCACAACAAAAATAGCCACATGATTTATGATCTAGTTAAAACCTAGTCACAAATCAAAACACAACATTTTGATACATGGTGTATTGATATTTATTGATCCTAGAAGTCATTAAATTGCGATGTATGCATATTTGAGGTTGATAGAGCACATGAGCTCAGCATTGTGAGAACAAGAAAATTCCTTTATtgcaagagaaaaggaagatgaTGAACAGAGATAAACTGTGTATCAATTAAACAGCAAAAAAACAGAGGGCAGTAGTATATTGAACTTTACAGCCATACAGTTTCCCACCTACACTGCAGTCAACCAATGACCAATAGCTCCATAACTATTTGTCAATTATTCTGACATATAGCTTGCATATTTATCATCTGTTCAAATTTCAGGAAGCACCGCTTTAATTCAAACAACTTATCTACCAGGTGCAGCAGCAAATGTACAATTTGTATAGTTTGTCCGGTCTCCAGAATTGGTTTCTTGCACAAAATCAATCTTAAGAAGCAAGATTAATTCAGCTCAAACTGGATGGAGTGTATAGTGCATAGATACATTTAGCCATTTAGGAATAAGAACTGGGAATAAAAACTGGGAGCTCTACCGACTACCAGATGATACAGGCAAGTGCATCAGCAATTGTACAGTTTGTAGTTTATCCAGAACTAGCTTCTTGCAAAAAATCATTCTTACTAAGCAAGATCAATTCATTTGAACTAAGCATCTTGACGAAGATAAAGAAGCACATTGAGCTACATTTCTGAACCAAAGTATCAGAACCGGTGGCTCTACCAGACGGGGCCCAATAAGCCAAGAACGCTCACCTGATCTGCTTTGCGTCCAGGAACCCGCAGAGCTCAGAGGCACCTGCAACATCCACCCAAATTGCGACCTCAGTAGTCCTCAGTAGGTTGAGAAACCAAGATAGCACTGCACAGCCTTGGCATTAGAAATCGCCATCGAACGCATGCCAAGAGGCTTACCGGGCATGATCTGGAGGCGGTCGAGGCCATCCTGCTCGAACCGCGCGATGACCTCGTAGGCGCGGCGCTGCTCGTCGGGCGCCCAGCCCTCGATGCAGTGGAGTATGTCGACGGAGcccccgcccgccgcgcgcgccgccgcgtagGCCTCGTCCCCGCCGAGCACCTCGCGGTACATGGCCGGGAAGTCGATGACGGGCACCGTCAGGGTCCCGTCCATGTCGAACACCACGCCGCGCAGCAGCCGCGtccccggcgccgcggcggacatggcggcggccgtccggcggcgggggagaggagcggcggcgccggcgaggaggcggtgggcgAGGAGCAAGCGGGGGAACATACGTGGCGCGATCTCAGCCGCTGGATTGGATTCCTCCGCGGTGTGTGTGGCCCGtgtgtgtggtggtggtggttggggactcgagcccactccgcctcttAGGGGGCTAATTTGCAAAATATAAGGTCCTATTTGCAAAATATTGGGAATATTCTGATGATGACTTTTTGCGGTAAGACCCTATGAGGGGTTATATAGTAAAACCGTTGCGAACAGGGTTGTTCCTGCAAAAAGTGCAGACGCGATGCGAAGCTCTCCCTCTcgcgcggccatggcggccgccgcATCCGACAACGCGAAGCTCGAATCCTTCCTCTCCAAGTCTCTGATTCTCCAAGTAGATCCTATCCCTGcacctctcctccaactccggcgCTCTCCAGCACTAATCTTCCCGGCGGGCCAACGGCGGCGGCCGTACGATCCGCCTCTGCCGGCGTCTTCTCTACCGCTGCCGATCCATTTCAAGACCTAATTATCTACCTCATGGAATTTGTTGGTTACTGAGGACGAGCTTGCTGAACTAGAACTGCATCCTCTGCTACTGTAACGAAGGTACATATACACATCGTCACTGGCTCACTGCAACTCTCTGGCTTTCAGATCCATGGGGTCCAATTCATGCATGCTGTTTATCGAGTACACAAGTGTAAAATCATCAGTGGAGATGAACAAGCCGATGATTAATTTCCAGTGCCAACTCTGTACCTGCATTGCAAATGCTAACAACGCCGCGGATTCATTTTCGGTTGGTTCTGAAGAACTGGTTGGTTGCAGACTTACAGTTCATTTAATTCGCTCCTCTGTTCTTTTTTACTGCATAATGAAGGACATTTAATTCGCTCCTCTGTTCTTTTTTACTGCATAATGAAGGAGATGAGTACTGCATGAGTGATTGGGGTTGGTTTCATTTTACTATACCTCTTTTCGGAGGCTACTGAATGAATTCTTCAGCATGGCATGTACTGTTTTTAATTAATTCGGTCTGTCTCAATGTGCTAGTAAATTCAGTATCAGTAATAGGAAATGTATGTGTGAATTTTGCATTTCTGCGACTGACAGTTAAGCAGAAAAAAATTCCTTAATTCTGAAAGATTAATTAAAAACCTATCAATAATGATATGTGATTCAAAACAAGAACACCACGTACATACACAACACAGTACATATGTAGGAGTAATTAAACACACTAGCTGATGAGCAATCGATCTGACCGGATGATGATCGAGCTAAGCTCAAATATGGTTTATGTGGACGCTATATATCTAGCAAAAACTAAAACTAATCACGGACGTACGTAGAGTACGTACGTCGAACACTTGAAAAATCCAAATGACAGTAAATTACGGAGAGAGATCAATCCATCGATCTGACGATCATTCTGATTGATTGCAATAATGCATGCAGGTTGTAATCATGGTGGCGAGATATTGATCAGTTGCGGAGTTGAGCTTGTTGGTCGAGCTTGAGGATGGTGCTGAGGTTCATGGGGGTGATGTAGTCGAGCGAGCCGTGCATGAACTGCTGTACGATGAGGCGGTTGGCGCGCTCGGTGGGGTGGAAGGCGTCCCAGAAGACGTACGAGTCGCGGTCGGCGCAGAGGTTGGAGACGAGGGTGCAGAGGCCCATGCCGTTGAACCTGCCCTGCCCGCAGCACGCCTCCGTGGAGGTCTCGAACCCGTGCGCCCTGGGGTCCTCGATGAAGTCGTCGTGGGCGCGCTTGGTGTTCACGCCGACGAacacgtcgccgccgacctccgcgtTGAGCTCCGCCAGCATCGCCACCAGCTGCGGGTTGTACGCGTCCGCCGCGCGCTGCAGCTCGGCGTCGCACCCGCCGTCGAGGCTGTGCAGCGCGAGCTCCGCCGGCACGCACCCGATCGGCCCGACGCCGGTGACCAGCACCCGCCGCGCCCCCAGCGCGTGGATGTGCCGGAGCACCTGCTTGTACTCCGAGAGGATGTACCGGATGTAGTCCGGCAGCGAGAACTCCCGCGACCGCGGCGAGTACGGGATGAGGTAGTAGTTGTTCACGAAGTCGTTGCCGCCCAGCGTGATGAGCGCCAGCGACCCGGCGACCACCTTCTTCGCCTGCTCGTCGCCGACCACCGCGCGCAGCCGGTCCTGGTACTGCTCGAAGTACCTGATCTGCTTCTCGATGTGGATGATGTTCGCGAACTGCACGCCGGTGTCGTTCAGGATGCCGATGCCGGCCGACGCGAAGTTCGCGCCGACGAGCAGCCTGTCGCCGTCCAGCTCCGGGCTCAGGTACGGCAACACCGGCTCAGCTCCCAGGTGCTCACCTGCATCCATGAATCCATCCACATTATAGCTAACAGTCTTGTTCTAAATGTGAATTAGCTTAGTTGATTAGTACTAGAGTTTATATATTGGCTGCATGCTGCTTAACTGATAATGTCAGGCATGTTCTTGCCATTGGAGAACCTCCCGGTGGCGCGGTGGTCGGGGGTGTCAATGCCGTACGGCGGCGAGTCGGCGCGGGCCGACGTGATGAGGTAGTTGTTGTTGCCGTTGTCGACGAGGGAGTCGCCGAAGACGAAGAAGGCGCGGGCGGCGTGCGACGCCGGGAGCGCGCCGATGCAGAGCGCGGCTGAGAGCAGCACGAgccatgacgacgacgacgacgccatgaATGCTACTACTGCTATCACTATACACTACGTAAGTACGTGAGACTCAATAAACGCCTGTTGCTCTCTCACTGATTTGCTCCTCgccatgctgctgctgccttttATAGCGCGTGCTCGCGTCGCTGGGGGTGATTAGCGTTTATGGATCGCCCGTACTACTGTCCGTGTGTTGCATTTCTCTGGTAATTTTGTTTCTTTCACTCGGATTAATCTCTATTGAGATGTGTACATTTGGATTTCTTTTTGCAGCTTCTGGTGTTCTTGCTTCGTTGGCGAGTGACATGAATGAGTTTGATCAGTTAGGTGGTTAACTGCACTGGTGTGAACGATTGGTCAATCTGTTCCCTTGACTGGATTTGAccatgatgttttttttaacttgacAGTTCTTACTCGATGGTAATGCTTTGCCACGGTGATTAGTACATTGTATTCAAGAGGGCAGCTGGATCTATCATCTATGCAACGATGCCTGGATTTAGATGAGCTGTAGTACATAACTAGCTCTAACATTGACGGTCAGCAGTAACAAGATCTGGGGTTTGAGTAGTATGCATCAGCAACCCACATGCAGCTGTTTTCTTTTCCCTGCAGTGTGATCATACGTACAATTCAATCAGTGATTCAGTGCCACCTCAAAAAAGATGCAAGTGTGTAGTGTAGCACATTACAATAGACCACCTCTGACAGCAAGTGAGTTTATTCATTGCAGAAAAACTGTATCCTTTAACCTTTCTTCTTTATTTTCAGCTCTCATTTTTATGACCTGATACAAGTCGCTACATACCCTTTGCTTAATACAAATATACGCAAAGCTTATGCTGttcctgcatttttttttaaaaaaaagctattACATATATTATGTATCCTCTTTGTTTTAGCCGTACTGCTGCTGCCTACCACCTTTGTTCAGATAAGCTACTACTAACAAGCTGCAATTATATTCTGTTTATGGATACTTTTTCATGTTTACACTCCAGCATCCATGTGTACATTCTCTACCTATTGAATATACTCTATGTACAGTTTAACCTGGCAATTTCTGCTGAATATCTATCTCAGGATCTGTACCATCTTCAGTAAAGGAAAATATAATCCAGAATGAAATGAAATTGGATCTGCCCAAGCAGTAAGAGGGGACCCTTGCCCACCCTCAACCGCGGGCCGCATTTATTTCTGAATTCAGGTACATGATCGAGCATCTTCTTTCCTGTGATTGCGCATGGTAAAATCTAGATGGTACCATCATGAAGATTCACTACTTATAGTTTGCCTTTCTCATAGTTCAGATGAAGTACTCAGCTAGTAACTATAGTGTCTGGCAatactccgtccaaaaaaagaccGATCCTGTCCAGGTTTAttgctagattggttttttttttttgggggggggggggggggggggggtaagcTACAAGCACTGTTGGttcaggaaaataaaaaaagaatacgTGAGAAAATACATACATGTAAAATATGTTTGCATTGGTGAAAACTGCCAAGTTACAAACACTGTAGGTTctgaaaaacaaacaaaagaaaatgtctCTACCGTTTGATTTAAACATCggaaaaacaaacaaaagaaaatgtggTGTGGTCATTGTTGTTCCCTTGTTTTAACAAGTGGGAGACATAGAACTACTCTAACATTAGGAATGACCTGGCTGCATAATAACATAACCAGACTCACCTCCTTCTGGAGGCCATTGAATTCTGATGTTCCCTGGACAGGAGGATGAAAACAGATTGACATGGGGCAAAGCCAGTAGGATGAGATCTAAGCTAGGAGGCTAGTTAAAGTACAGAAATTTTGACTTCACATGCTTCGGTTGCTGGAGTGAACCGGTTAAGCAAAGTACAGTGACTGTGATTCTTGCAGTCAATCTACCTGTCCTGGTTTTTACTGCTGATAAAACCTGCAGATAGGCAGTATCTTGCACCTGCTCATCAAATCTTCATTATTTACTGTTCTAGTACACATTAATATTTATGAACACTTATGTGTAGTAACATGAATGCATTTTCAAAACTCCATTTTTTTGCATGTACTAACATGATTCGACTGACGAATTGATGCCATATTTTTCATGAAGAGGTGTCTGAAGTCATCTTTCTCCTTGATACGCAAACGAACTCCGCTGTTTTTAATCAAGAGAACAAGGTGGAGCTCTAGCTTGGAGTGTATTTGATCTCATGCGACTCTAATCAATGCGCTTTGCTGTTGATGGGGATCTGCAGATATGAAGGCTACAGCGATGCTTCTCGATCGATGCTTTTGTTCTTAATACATGTCACCTTCAGGGCGATCCAACCACGGCAAATTAATCATTTGATGATGGATACTACACTCTCCAAATGCAACTAAGTCGAGGTTGATAGGGTGTCACTGTCTCACGAGATCCCTAATGTACATATAATGCTCTGATGACAGTGATGTTGGGGAATTAATGGGAACTGATATATCTTAATCATGGCCACACTACTCTTCATAGACAAGCTATAGACAGTACTGATACAGTTGGCCTATGGACTAATGGAGTATGTCTTAATGCAGGCAGCAATGAAGCACGCATTAAGTTTGTCTAGCACTGTTAAATTAATGCTAATTAGGATGCACTTGGAGAGCTGTTTCCAGTGATAATCCATGCCATGCCGCCCTACTACTCTACTATGTTTATGCTTGTATAATGAGGTTAACTAACGTGgtgtatatatgcataatatcGTGTAATTACACTACCTACCATTAGGGGAATGTTATTTGGATAATACTGTAGCTAGCTGGAGTGTTAGGCTGCAGTTAACTGTTGCAGCCATATACAGTAATGGTGCCAAGTTAGGTAGGTAGCCATGAATCATTAACTGTTGAAGTTAATTAGTAGATGGAGTACATGCATGTCTCATTTCAACCACTGGTAGTAAATTAGGTGGTGTTtacatccagggacttaactttagtccatatctttagacactaatttagagtattaaatatagactacttacaaaactaattacataaataaaagctaattcacgagataaatttttttaagcctaattaatctataattagagaatgtttactgtagcatcacataggctaatcatggattaattaggctcattagattcgtctcgcaaattagtccaagattatggataagttttattaatagtctacgtttaatatttataattaattttcaaacatccgatgtgatagggacttaaaagttttagtcccatctaaacagggccttagttaCTCCGTATCGTCGATCTTAATTATTATTAAGGCCGTATTTTATGTTCTGTACTGGGTACTTCTATATCATTACGTGTGTACGTGGTAAATTAATCGATACTCCTGCATACCGGTATATCAACTCTAGCTAGAGTCTAAGTTACCGTTCTGTCTATGGATCATGTGCATCACAGTTCATAAGCTACAATTTCTTCTTATCACATTTTCTAAATTACTAGAGAACTTGTTCTAAACTACTCCGTATTTATTATTCTATAATATACAATATTTAGTTCAACCCTATAAGCAATTGTTCATAAGCTCTGTTCGCTTGATCTATGGcaccaaaaataatttatgggcaaatttatatacatatgttcTTTGGAAAATAAATcatgatgatttttttaaatcaactctataaatcaagttttaaaatttaagttaGCTACAATTGATAAGGAAAATAAGCAGACGAGGCTAGGAGAGACCTAATATGTTCAACCATCTATAAAGACTGTCTTAGTgttctttacttttttttatcactTGGAGATAGACGGTAAATGGAGAATATAGTGCAAAGCCTGTTTACCATTTCCAATTCGAGGATCTTCAGTTGA of the Oryza sativa Japonica Group chromosome 2, ASM3414082v1 genome contains:
- the LOC4331136 gene encoding haloacid dehalogenase-like hydrolase domain-containing protein At2g33255 gives rise to the protein MFPRLLLAHRLLAGAAAPLPRRRTAAAMSAAAPGTRLLRGVVFDMDGTLTVPVIDFPAMYREVLGGDEAYAAARAAGGGSVDILHCIEGWAPDEQRRAYEVIARFEQDGLDRLQIMPGASELCGFLDAKQIRRGLITRNVKTAVDLFHQRFGMMFSPALSREFRPYKPDPAPLLHICSTWNIPPNEVVMVGDSLKDDVVCGKRAGAFTCLLDETGRYGPHDSLPEGVRPDFKVSSLSEVFSVLEEHFDLAPVVSESRI
- the LOC4331137 gene encoding GDSL esterase/lipase At5g33370; its protein translation is MASSSSSWLVLLSAALCIGALPASHAARAFFVFGDSLVDNGNNNYLITSARADSPPYGIDTPDHRATGRFSNGKNMPDIISEHLGAEPVLPYLSPELDGDRLLVGANFASAGIGILNDTGVQFANIIHIEKQIRYFEQYQDRLRAVVGDEQAKKVVAGSLALITLGGNDFVNNYYLIPYSPRSREFSLPDYIRYILSEYKQVLRHIHALGARRVLVTGVGPIGCVPAELALHSLDGGCDAELQRAADAYNPQLVAMLAELNAEVGGDVFVGVNTKRAHDDFIEDPRAHGFETSTEACCGQGRFNGMGLCTLVSNLCADRDSYVFWDAFHPTERANRLIVQQFMHGSLDYITPMNLSTILKLDQQAQLRN